A single region of the Amphiura filiformis chromosome 7, Afil_fr2py, whole genome shotgun sequence genome encodes:
- the LOC140156261 gene encoding uncharacterized protein yields MNPTPLTGSEVLYYQGDPLTLVNNENVLELREKLGCTDADSKGEWAEWSVWSGCNKECEPGACNKECGTGSKTRSRICPSDSCSGNATESSICLKRNWCRADWRCGPSYPAENGQEAKCLGQCCSTGGWCKDTDEHCINSVYKDYRCCTRLTCDVESC; encoded by the exons ATGAACCCGACACCTCTCACCGGATCAGAGGTCTTATATTACCAGGGTGATCCGTTAACGCTGGTCAACAATGAAAATGTCTTGGAGTTACGTGAGAAACTAGGATGTACAGACGCAGATTCGAAAG GGGAATGGGCTGAATGGAGTGTATGGAGTGGATGTAATAAAGAATGTGAGCCAGGAGCATGTAATAAAGAATGTGGTACAGGAAGTAAGACTCGATCGAGGATTTGTCCTTCCGATTCGTGTTCTGGAAATGCCACCGAAAGTTCGATCTGCCTCAAAC GTAACTGGTGTCGAGCAGACTGGCGTTGTGGACCTTCCTATCCGGCTGAGAATGGACAAGAGGCAAAATGCCTTGGACAATGTTGCTCTACAGGTGGTTGGTGTAAGGATACCGATGAGCATTGTATCAATTCCGTTTACAAGGATTACAGATGTTGCACTCGATTAACATGTGACGTCGAAAGTTGCTGA
- the LOC140157620 gene encoding uncharacterized protein: MGGPVSPTTCNLFMEQFESLALESAPHPPRVWLRYVDDTFVVIKRDHFSEFTEHINSQSDHIKFTSEVEADGQLPFLDTLVKRSEDGSLRVSVYRKPTHTPTSTSILTATIR, translated from the coding sequence ATGGGTGGTCCTGTTTCACCAACGACATGCAATCTTTTTATGGAACAGTTTGAAAGCTTAGCCCTTGAATCTGCACCACATCCACCCAGAGTGTGGCTTCGCTACGTGGACGACACGTTCGTAGTTATTAAGCGGGACCATTTCAGCGAATTCACAGAGCATATCAACTCGCAAAGTGATCACATAAAGTTCACAAGTGAAGTGGAGGCGGATGGACAGCTTCCTTTCTTAGATACTTTGGTCAAGCGCTCCGAGGACGGTTCATTACGGGTCAGTGTGTATCGTAAACCTACACACACACCGACCAGTACCTCAATTTTGACAGCCACCATCCGCTAG